The segment CACCTGAGTCTACGTAGGCTTCAATTAGCTCCTGTGATAGCTCATAAAAGACAACCGTTGTTTCCTCCACAAAAACGGTTTCTTTGCCATCAGGCTCAATAATCGCCACGGCTGTCATCACGACATGCTTATTGCCTGATAGGCGTAATAAATGGGCAATAGCCTCCTCACGGGACCTTGGTTTATGTAGTAGCTCATCGTTAGCAACAACGATTGTATCAGCACCAATAATTGTGGCATCGGCTGCTTTTTTAGCCACATCTCGTGCCTTTAACAGAGCTACTCCTTTTACATACGACTGCATTGTTGTCGCTTGTACACTTGTTTCTTCTACTTCACTTGTTATCACTGTAAATGGTAGTGTTAGCAAGTCCAGCAATTCCCTTCGTCTTGGTGATGCAGAAGCAAGCACAAGCTGATGATTTGTTTGTAACATTATCTAACCATTCCTCCTTATTTTCTATCATACCGAAGAATGGATAATTTGAAAATTTTCAAAAAATCAAGATAATGTTGATTTCAGCTTAAAATGTCACTTGAAGACAAGTATTTTTCGATTGATAATGAGCAAAAACATGTAAGCGAATAATATTGATATCATCGGAAATCGTTGAAGCTGCCTTGCCGATTGTTTGCCAATCCTCAGGCAATGTTGAATCTTTCGCATCT is part of the Lysinibacillus sp. FSL K6-0232 genome and harbors:
- a CDS encoding Maf family protein, translated to MLQTNHQLVLASASPRRRELLDLLTLPFTVITSEVEETSVQATTMQSYVKGVALLKARDVAKKAADATIIGADTIVVANDELLHKPRSREEAIAHLLRLSGNKHVVMTAVAIIEPDGKETVFVEETTVVFYELSQELIEAYVDSGDPFDKAGGYGIQTMGTLLVKRIEGDYNNVVGLPLAALFSQLVDLQIVQFAKE